Genomic window (Lewinellaceae bacterium):
ATGGTAGAAGACGGGGAAATCCTGCCTAAAGCGCTGGTAGAATATATCGAAGACGCCAATTCTCTGCTGGTCGACTCTCCCGTCTACGGCCTGGAAGTCTACCGCAGCATCGACGGCAGCCCCTGGGAAAAAACCCATGAAGAGGTGATTGAGCGGGTGTACAACACCTATGGCTACTACTTCGGGCAAATCCGCGTAGCGCCCTACGACCCCAACAAGCTCTTCGCCATGGGCGTCCCCGTCCTGCGTTCGGACGATGGCGGCAAGACCTGGGAAAGCATCAACGGCGACAACGTGCACGGCGACCACCACGCCCTCTGGATCAACCCCAACCGCCCCGGCCATCTCATCCTGGGCAACGACGGCGGCGTCAACATCTCCTACGACGATGGCAAAACCTGGGTCAAGTGCAACACGCCCGCCGTGGGGCAGTTCTACGCCATTGCCGTCGATATGGCGGAGCCCTACCGCGTTTACGGCGGCCTGCAGGACAACGGCGTCTGGATGGGCCCCAGCACCTATAAAGCGAGCACCAACTGGCACGATACCGGCCAGTACCCCTACCGCTCCATTCAGGGTGGCGACGGCATGCAGGTGGCCATCGACCCCCGCGATAATGAGACCGTCTATACCGGCTACCAGTTCGGCAACTACTACCGCATCAATACCCACACCGACAAACGGGAGTACATTACGCCCAAACCCGATCTTGGCCAACGCCCCTACCGCTGGAACTGGCAGGCGCCCATCCACCTCTCTGCCCACAACCCGGATATCCTCTACATGGGCGCCAACAAACTGCTCCGCTCCCTCAACCAGGGCAAAGACTTCGAAGAAATCTCCGAAGACCTGACCCAGGGCGGCAAAAAGGGAGACGTGCCCTTCGGCACCTTGTCCGCCATTCACGAGTCGCCCCTGCAGTTCGGCCTGCTCTATGCCGGCTCCGACGACGGCCTCCTGCACGTCAGCCGCGACGGCGGCTTCAACTGGCAGAACATCAGCGCCGGCCTGCCGGAAAACCTGTGGGTGAGCCGGGTGCAGGCCTCCGCCCACCAGAAGGGCCGCGTTTACGCCGCCCTCAACGGCTACCGCTGGGATGACTTTACGCCCTACCTTTATGTCTCTGAGGACTATGGCCAGAGTTGGTCCGCCATTGGTACGGACCTGCCCCTGGAACCCATCAATGTCATCAAAGAAGATCCGGAAAACCCGAATCTTCTCTACGTCGGCACCGACCACGCCCTCTACATTTCTCTCGACCGGGGCGCCTCCTTCATGCAGCTGAACAACCAGCTGCCCGCCGTTCCCGTACACGACCTGGCCATCCATCCCCGGGAAAAAGACCTGGTGGTGGGCACGCACGGGCGGTCCATCTACATCGCCAGCGTGAAAGAGCTGCAGCAGCTCACCGATCAGGTACTGGCCAAGGCGTTGCACGGCTTCTCCCCTACCCCCGTCCCATACAGCTCCCGCTGGGGTGCCACGGACTCCTGGTGGAAGCCGGACCCGCCGGAGGCGAAGCTGCCAATCTACACCAATAGCCCGGGCAAGGCCAAGGTGTCTGTTTTCGCCGGCGGGAATCTGCTGCTGCGCAGCTTCGAGGTGGATTGCGTGAAGGGGCTGAATTATTTCCCGTATGACTTAACAATCAGCGGGAAAAACCTGGCGGAGTACAATAAATTATTGAATAAAGACCGGAAGGAAGAAGAGAAGCCGGCGGATGTGAAAGCGGCGGATGATGGGAAGGTGTATTTGCACAAAGGAAAGTATAAGGTGGTGGTGGAAAAAGGCGGGGAACAGGTGGAGATGGAGTTGGAGGTGAAGTAAATTTGCTGGCGATTTGGTACTGCCTTGTGAGCAGACAACTTCGAGTTGTCTGCTCACTTCTTTCGGAAAAGTCAGCAGACAACAGAAAGTTGTCAACTGACGGCGAAGCTGGCACTGCTACAACCGCTCGATCTCCTCCCGTGTCAGCCCGGTAGTTTTCATAATAACGTCAACCGGCACATTGTTCTTTTTTAATTCGCGGGCGATTTCGAGACTCCGTTCCTTGCGCCCTTCTTTGAGGCCTTCCTTCCGCCCTTCCTTCCGGCCTTCCTTCCGGCCTTCCTTCCGCCCTTCCTTCCGGCCTTCCTTCCGCCCTTCTTCTACAGAAGTATCGATCACATTCTTCATATCCCGATAATACTTAAGGCTTTCTTCATAAGCCTCCCGTTCCTCCGGGCTGAACCCGGCTATTTCTGCTGCTTCGAAGAGATTTTCAAATACCTTTTCCTGAAGAGCCCTGGGGCGGTTTTGAAGATTTGCCAGATGCTTGAAAACATACAACCATTTCTCGAAGTGCGTTTCCAACTCCTTTTCTGTTTTCCGGAATTTGGGCAACTCGATGTAGATGAATTTCAACTTATCGTAAAAAACATCACAGTTCTGGTTTTTCAATTCCACAGTATGCAGCAATTCCTTATCCGACTTATGGTCGTCGAACACAAAGTCCAGGATGCCGACGGTGTAAACCGGTTCGAGGCGGTAATCCCAATCGCCTTTTTGTGCCTGTTCCTTGATCGGGAAGGAAGCATAATAGACGCTCCGGTCTTTAAAAAAATTCTGCTTGGCCTTTTGCAGCTCGACAATAAACCTTTCGCCCGATTCCCCGACGCAGAACAGGTCGAAGATCGCCTTGCGGTCTATTGCCTGTTCACCGAGTTGTTCATTTCTGGAATAAGTAAGGTCTTTGATCTGATGCCTGGCCGGCAGGACCTGGTTCAGGAAATCGATCAGCAGGGCCTTGTTGGGCTCCGTGCCAAACAGCTTTTTGAAACCGAAGTCAGTTAATGGGTTGACGTATTTGTCTTGTAATGCGCTCATTCTGTGAAATTGAAAGCTATATGTTATACAAAAATACTCAATTTTGGGTTCGAAAAGGCGGACTTACTATCCAACCTGAACGGCAGCGTGAAAAGCACACAAATCAGCAATCAAGCTAAATTTTAAGGCTAAAGCCACCATTTTTAGGAATTAAAACAAATTAACTTAAATTTAAGTTTAAAAAATTCTTCTTAAACCGTATTTTTTATTTACTTTTATGCAAACAATCCGAAACACTATATGGAAACCTGCCGAAAACTGCCGCTCTACATCGAGTCGAAGGACATCACCGTTATTTTTACTAAGCTAAGCGACCGGGAATGGTATGAGACACACCGGGCCTTTGCCCCCATTTTTGAGGATTGGGCATTGCTGATGTCCCTGGAGCACTATGTTTACAGCGAATACGAATTTGACCTTCCCAGGATTTATGCGGCCCTCTACACGCTGTTTGGCCCCTCCAATGCTTACGACGATTACAAATGTTCCTTTGCTTATGATTTCCGGCTGTCGGTGGAAAAGCAGGGGCAGGCTTATCCTTATGCCCTATCCCTTGCCGATGTTAAGGGCAATATGCCGTACTTCACTTATTATCGGGCGCCTTTGCCGGGTAAAAAACCCAATGCTTATCAGCGGCCCGTTGAAACAGAATTTTCCCTGGAGGAGATGCGCTCCTGCACCATCGCCTTTATCAATTTCCTGCGCTTATTCCTGGAGGCATACACGCGCTACTTCAATCGCAATTTTTTTCGGGTCAATCCCTACGCCTACCTCGTCTATGGTTTTAAAGAGGGCGCCTTTTTCAACAACCAATACCCTTATGAGCACGAAGAGGACTGGGATAAATTCCAGGATGCGGTAGCCAGCTTCCGGACAGATCCGGCCTTTGATGATCCGATGAGCGGCGATAGGGCGTTTCGGGCGGAGTAATAGTTTAGGAATGAGTGCCGGCCGGAGCCGGCCGGAGGATTGCCTTTGACCAACACTGCCGGGTTGGCCTAACCGCACCCGGCAGGCTGGTGTTCTATTTATTCCTATCTTCAGCCCGGACATTACAAAATCAAAGCCATGAAAACCTCCCCAATTCTCACCTCCCTCCTGCTCCTGCTCCTCTGGGCCTGCAACGCCCAAACCGGCCAGGAGCAGCACCCCTACACCAACGCCCTCATCAACGAGAGCAGCCCCTACCTGCTGCAGCACGCCCACAACCCGGTAAACTGGAGCCCCTGGGGAGAAGCAGCCCTGAAAAAAGCGCAGGAAGAAGACAAGCTGCTCATCATCAGCGTCGGCTACGCGGCCTGCCACTGGTGCCATGTGATGGAGGAAGAGTCCTTCGAAGACACTACCATCGCCCGCATCATGAATGAAAACTTTGTAGCTATCAAAGTGGACCGCGAGGAGCGGCCCGACGTGGACGGCGTGTACATGACCGCCTGCCAGATGGCCTCCGAGGGCAGTTGCGGCTGGCCCCTCAACGCTTTCGCCCTGCCCGACGGGCGGCCGGTATGGGCGGGCACGTACTTTCCCAAAGATCAATGGAAAAACATCCTGGAGTACTTCGTCAAAGTCTACCAGGAGGAGCGGGGAAAGCTGGAGGACTACGCCGGGCGGCTGACCGAAGGCATTCAGGCGTCCGGCCGGCCGCAGCCGGCGGCGGAAGATGCGCTGTTTACACAGAAGACATTGGCGGGAACTGTGGAGGCTTTTCTGGCCAACATCGACTTCAAAAAAGGCGGCCGGAAGGGGGCGCCGAAATTCCCGGTGCCCAACAACTACGAATTCCTGCTGCAGTACCACCACCTGGCCGGCAACGAGAAAGCCCTGGAGGCGGTGACCGCTACGCTGGACAACATGTCCAGCGGCGGCATCTACGACCACCTCGGCGGCGGCTTCGCCCGCTACTCCACCGATTCGGAATGGAAAGTTCCTCACTTCGAAAAAATGCTCTACGACAACGCCCAGCTGGCAAGCCTCTACAGCGAAGCTTATCAGGTAACCCAAAAGGGCCGCTACCGGGAAGTGGTTTTCGAAAGCCTCGAATTCATTGAGCGGGAACTAACGTCCCCGGAAGGAGGCTTCTACTCCTCCCTGGATGCCGACAGCGAAGGGGAGGAAGGCAAATTCTATACCTGGCAAAAAAGCGAGATCGACTCCATCCTGGAGGACGAGCGGCAGAGCGCCGTTTTTTGCGGTTATTATCAGGTGGAAAAGGGGGGCAATTGGGAAGAAACCAATATTTTATACACTGGAGATAATATTGAGAAAATTCTGACTGAGTATAATTTAACATTGGATGAAATACTTCAACTTCTCACCCAGGCCCGGCAAAAGCTGTTCGAAGCCCGTGCTAAACGTATTCGCCCCAGGCTGGATGATAAGATTCTCACCAGTTGGAATGCCTTAATGATGCAGGGTTACCTGGATGCTTACCGCGCCTTCGCCGAGCCGGCCTTCCTGGAAAAAGCCCTGAAGAACGGCCAATTCATCGTGGACAATATGCTGGCGGCCGGCGGCCGGCTGGACCGCAACTACAAAGACGGCAAATCTTCTATCAATGGTTTTCTGGACGACTATGCCTTCACCATCCACGCCTTTATTTCCTTATACGAAACCACCTTCGATGTGCAATGGCTGCAACGAGCGGAAGGCCTCGCTCAATATACCCTTGCTCATTTCAGAGATGAAAAAAGCGGCCTTTTCTTCTACACTTCCGATCTCGACCCACCCCTCATCGCCCGCAAAATGGAGTTGGAAGACAATGTGATCCCCGCTTCCAACTCGGCTATGGCCCGGGCGCTGCACCGGCTGGGCACCTTGCTGTACAACAAAGATTATCTGGAAATCTCCGCTAATATGCTGCAATCCATGGCGCCCCGGTTCACGGCCACCACCCAGCCGCAGTATTTCTCCAACTGGTGCGCGCTGTACGCCGAGCAGGCCTTCCCCTACTACGAGATCGCCATCGTCGGCCCTGATTATCAAAACCTGAGGAATCAATTAGGCGCACGTTACCTGCCCAACGCCGTCCTGCTGGGCGGGCCGGACGAGGGCAGGCTGGAACTGCTGAAGGGCAAGTTGCAGGGGGGGGAGACTTTTATTTATGTGTGTAAGCAGAATGTGTGTAAACTGCCTGTGCAGGGAGTGGAGGCGGCGTTGGGGCAAATGGGGCTTTGATTTTTGATTTGCGATTTGCGGCCGTCTACTCAGCCGGTTAAAATATTTGATGTAGGCTAACGCAGGCCTGCATGGCATCCCGTAAATCAAAAGTCAAACATCATAAATCAGACATCGCAAATTTTACCCGGCTACATAGACGAGTTTAACCATTTCCTGATGGCCTCCTCCGCCTGCGCTTTTGTTTCCTCTGTAAGGACGAGGCTGATGACCAACTCGCTCAGGAGGGTTCCGTCTGGCCACTCCGTTTCATTTTCCCAACAACAAAAATCTGCGGGTTCTTCCGGTTCTTCCTGTATGATGCGCAGTGCACGGCCTACTTCCGGAACATACGCATGGAAAATCGGATTGCCATCTTGCAGGGGCGTACCGTCTACAAAATTGGTATTCAGATACCCTCGGTAGGAATAACCCATTGGCGCGATGATCTGCTCAAAAGTTTCTTTCCAGTATTGTTCGGCCAGATGGTATTCTGATTCATCGGCCAGAAACGATTTATATAAAATATCAGGCATAGGGTCAATTTACTTCGCCTCCTTTTATCCAATTCTTAATAACTTCCTCCGCCTGCGCTTTTGTTTCCTCCGTAAGGACGAGGCTGATGACCAACTCAGGAAAGGTGCTGCCATCCGGCATTTCGACGGCATCAAAATAGTAACTGAATTCATCCGACTCTTCCGGCTCAATCTGTAGAATCCGGACCCCACGGCCAACCTCCGGGACATAAGCATTAAAAATGGGATTGCCATCAAAGAAGGGTGTGCCGTTGGAAAAGGCAGGCTTCATCCACGATTGCCAGGGCCATCCGTTTTGTTCTGCAATCCGGCTAAAAAGATTTTCCCAGAAACGCTCTACCTCCTGATAGGTAGTATAGTTTTCCAGAAAATCAGAATATAACATTTGAGGTATCATCCTTTCAGTTTAATGCCTTCAATGCCTGTTCCATTTCCTCCCTACCGATGTCCTCCAATATCCATTGCTCCAGAAGTTCCTTTACTTGAAGCAGGGCTTTTTTAGTCATCGCCAGAGAAATAACCAATTCCGGAATGGGGTCATCCTTACGAGAAAGATTCGTTGGTTGAGGTTTCTGATCATCATCTAATTCATCAGATGGAAAATAATCAACCCAACCTGTCAGGAAGAGGTCATTCGGTTCAGGGAAATACTGGATAATGCGGACAAGCTTATGTTGCAGGGGAAAGTAAGCATCAAAAATAGGGTTGGCATCGTATATCTTCTGCCCGTTGCCGAAATGTTTGTTGTAAAAGCCCTGAAAGGGGACATCCTGTTGTCCGAAAAGCCGTTGGAAAAAACGACGCCAGTAGGCTTCCGCCAAGTTGTAGACGCGTTGGTTCTCCAAAAAAGTGGAAAACATAATATCGTTTGTACTTATTGCATTTTCCATAATAACACTAAAATTAGAAAAGTTATCGCTACAAAGGCAAATCCACCCCAAACCTCTATATCCACCCGCACATCTTTTGTCTTGCGGTCCAGGAAGCTTCGCCGTTCCGGCGACTTAATACCTCCCTTAACACTTTTAATGAAGCGCTCTGCTTCTTCAAATTGCTTTTCGCGCTTCTTTCGATCTTTGGAACTCAACTTCGCCTTTAGTTTGTGTAATAGGCCCAAGCCTTCTTTTTTCGTCAGCGGCTCATCCTGCGCCCAGCTTTCGCTGGCTTCCAGCCCTTCGCCCTGCGCCTGTATCCTGCCCCGGTGTTCTTTCTTGCTCATCGGCGTTATGGGTTAACAAGTTAAAAATTTTATGGGTTCCCAATTCCTCAACCTATATGGTTTATTTCCTGCAAGATAGTGATTTTGTCTTTTAATGCAAAAATTATCTCGATTTTTAAATTAAATGCAATTTATTTTAATATTAATCCTATTCCATGCCGTTAAATGTATGTGATAGTCGACAGGCGAGCTTCAAAGCGGCGGCATGAGGGAGTCGCCAGTCGACATCACCTCCTAAGTTGAGGCTGTCCACCCTTAAAACAGTACCGGGCGATAAATGGAAGCGCTCGATTTCTGCTACAAAAACCGGCCTATCTGCTACAACAGTTTTCCTCAGCACTTGA
Coding sequences:
- a CDS encoding glycosyl hydrolase, producing the protein MRLLLSTAFLALVVSVFAQTDHPPATPAAERIASYQQRQALAERSIANAIEFRNAGPAIMSGRVADLDVWAEDPSHFYVAYASGGLWKTENNGTSFEPLYDNEMVMTIGDIAVDWQRNTIWVGTGEVNSSRSSYAGVGVYKSTDGGKNWQRLGLAETHHIGRIVLHPDNPDIAWAAALGHLYSPNRERGIYKTTNGGQSWEKTLYVNENTGGIDLLLDPDDANTLYAATWERERRAWNFVESGPGSAIYKSTDGGATWANISKAGFPTGEFAGRIGLDLVKQDGQTILYAAIDNYERYPKEEEEDQLTKDELRDMSKEGFLKLEAYLIKDYLKRFDFPERYDVAKVRKMVEDGEILPKALVEYIEDANSLLVDSPVYGLEVYRSIDGSPWEKTHEEVIERVYNTYGYYFGQIRVAPYDPNKLFAMGVPVLRSDDGGKTWESINGDNVHGDHHALWINPNRPGHLILGNDGGVNISYDDGKTWVKCNTPAVGQFYAIAVDMAEPYRVYGGLQDNGVWMGPSTYKASTNWHDTGQYPYRSIQGGDGMQVAIDPRDNETVYTGYQFGNYYRINTHTDKREYITPKPDLGQRPYRWNWQAPIHLSAHNPDILYMGANKLLRSLNQGKDFEEISEDLTQGGKKGDVPFGTLSAIHESPLQFGLLYAGSDDGLLHVSRDGGFNWQNISAGLPENLWVSRVQASAHQKGRVYAALNGYRWDDFTPYLYVSEDYGQSWSAIGTDLPLEPINVIKEDPENPNLLYVGTDHALYISLDRGASFMQLNNQLPAVPVHDLAIHPREKDLVVGTHGRSIYIASVKELQQLTDQVLAKALHGFSPTPVPYSSRWGATDSWWKPDPPEAKLPIYTNSPGKAKVSVFAGGNLLLRSFEVDCVKGLNYFPYDLTISGKNLAEYNKLLNKDRKEEEKPADVKAADDGKVYLHKGKYKVVVEKGGEQVEMELEVK
- a CDS encoding Rpn family recombination-promoting nuclease/putative transposase — translated: MSALQDKYVNPLTDFGFKKLFGTEPNKALLIDFLNQVLPARHQIKDLTYSRNEQLGEQAIDRKAIFDLFCVGESGERFIVELQKAKQNFFKDRSVYYASFPIKEQAQKGDWDYRLEPVYTVGILDFVFDDHKSDKELLHTVELKNQNCDVFYDKLKFIYIELPKFRKTEKELETHFEKWLYVFKHLANLQNRPRALQEKVFENLFEAAEIAGFSPEEREAYEESLKYYRDMKNVIDTSVEEGRKEGRKEGRKEGRKEGRKEGRKEGLKEGRKERSLEIARELKKNNVPVDVIMKTTGLTREEIERL
- a CDS encoding thioredoxin domain-containing protein, with the translated sequence MKTSPILTSLLLLLLWACNAQTGQEQHPYTNALINESSPYLLQHAHNPVNWSPWGEAALKKAQEEDKLLIISVGYAACHWCHVMEEESFEDTTIARIMNENFVAIKVDREERPDVDGVYMTACQMASEGSCGWPLNAFALPDGRPVWAGTYFPKDQWKNILEYFVKVYQEERGKLEDYAGRLTEGIQASGRPQPAAEDALFTQKTLAGTVEAFLANIDFKKGGRKGAPKFPVPNNYEFLLQYHHLAGNEKALEAVTATLDNMSSGGIYDHLGGGFARYSTDSEWKVPHFEKMLYDNAQLASLYSEAYQVTQKGRYREVVFESLEFIERELTSPEGGFYSSLDADSEGEEGKFYTWQKSEIDSILEDERQSAVFCGYYQVEKGGNWEETNILYTGDNIEKILTEYNLTLDEILQLLTQARQKLFEARAKRIRPRLDDKILTSWNALMMQGYLDAYRAFAEPAFLEKALKNGQFIVDNMLAAGGRLDRNYKDGKSSINGFLDDYAFTIHAFISLYETTFDVQWLQRAEGLAQYTLAHFRDEKSGLFFYTSDLDPPLIARKMELEDNVIPASNSAMARALHRLGTLLYNKDYLEISANMLQSMAPRFTATTQPQYFSNWCALYAEQAFPYYEIAIVGPDYQNLRNQLGARYLPNAVLLGGPDEGRLELLKGKLQGGETFIYVCKQNVCKLPVQGVEAALGQMGL